A stretch of Lathyrus oleraceus cultivar Zhongwan6 chromosome 6, CAAS_Psat_ZW6_1.0, whole genome shotgun sequence DNA encodes these proteins:
- the LOC127091597 gene encoding vacuolar protein sorting-associated protein 2 homolog 3 isoform X2, with product MMKIFSKKPKPKEVLRESKREMANATRGIEKEIRGLQLEEKKLVAEIKRTAKTGNEDATKILARQLVRLRQQISNLQSSRAQMRGMATHTQAQYAQSSVSVGLKGASKAMEAMNKEMAPGKQAKVIQEFQKQSAQMDITTEMMSDAIDDVLDDDEAEEETEDLTNQVLDEIGVDLASQLSAAPKGRLKTKNTKNVSSLFDL from the exons ATGATGAAAATCTTCTCCAAAAAACCCAAGCCAAAAG AAGTTCTTCGTGAGAGTAAACGTGAAATGGCAAACGCCACTAGAG GTATAGAGAAGGAAATTAGAGGATTACAACTTGAG GAAAAGAAGCTAGTTGCTGAGATAAAGAGAACTGCTAAAACGGGTAATGAG GATGCGACTAAAATTCTAGCGCGCCAGTTAGTCCGGCTTAGGCAACAAATTTCTAATCTTCAAAGTAGTCGAGCTCAAATGAGAGGCATGGCAACTCACACACAG GCACAGTATGCTCAATCTTCTGTTTCTGTTGGTTTGAAAGGTGCTAGTAAGGCAATGGAAGCAATGAATAAG GAAATGGCACCTGGAAAGCAAGCCAAAGTTATTCAAGAGTTCCAGAAACAATCAGCACAAATGGATATAACG ACTGAAATGATGTCAGATGCCATAGATGATGTCTTggatgatgatgaagctgaagaagAGACAGAAGATCTCACAAATCAG GTGCTCGATGAAATTGGTGTGGATCTTGCTTCACAG TTATCAGCAGCTCCAAAAGGGAGACTCAAAACAAAGAACACCAAAAATGTCAGCAG TTTGTTTGACCTTTGA
- the LOC127091596 gene encoding casein kinase 1-like protein 10 — protein sequence MDHVIGGKFKLGRKIGSGSFGELYLAVNIQSGEEVAVKLESVKTRHPQLHYESKLYMLLQGGTGIPHLKWFGVEGEYNVMVIDLLGPSLEDLFNYCNRKFTLKSVLMLADQLINRVEYMHSRGFLHRDIKPDNFLMGLGRKANQVYAIDYGLAKKYRDLQTHRHIPYRENKNLTGTARYASVNTHLGIEQSRRDDLESLGYVLMYFLRGSLPWQGLKAGNKKQKYDKISETKVSTPIEVLCKAYPSEFVSYFHYCRSLRFEDKPDYSYLKRLFRDLFIREGYQFDYVFDWTVLKYPQIGSSSRGRHGSGKAAMQAAATPARRPEKIPVVREIREKLSGAVEGFSHRNRPSSTPHHHHGEHVRHRTYDEAAMYKEMHYAQHDSTRYGSNSRRAMVSSSNMTNSSGDHTGRMATNGGGRPSAAHRVHQPVYESKQAAFARNGSLRGHRDDPLRNFELLAIRK from the exons ATGGATCATGTGATTGGTGGCAAGTTTAAACTAGGAAGGAAAATTGGGAGTGGCTCTTTTGGAGAGCTCTATTTAG CTGTTAATATACAAAGTGGAGAGGAGGTGGCTGTTAAGCTG GAATCTGTGAAGACCAGACATCCACAGCTTCACTATGAGTCAAAATTGTATATGCTTCTTCAAGGAGGAA CGGGGATTCCCCACCTCAAATGGTTTGGAGTTGAGGGAGAGTACAATGTGATGGTTATCGATCTTCTTGGACCAAGTCTAGAAGATTTATTCAATTATTGTAACCGAAAATTTACATTGAAGTCAGTGTTGATGCTTGCTGATCAATTA ATTAATAGAGTTGAATACATGCATTCACGAGGCTTTCTTCACCGTGACATAAAGCCAGACAATTTTCTGATGGGCCTCGGACGTAAAGCAAATCAA GTGTATGCCATTGACTACGGCCTTGCGAAAAAATATAGGGATCTTCAGACTCACAGGCACATACCGTACAG GGAAAACAAGAACCTTACAGGCACAGCACGCTACGCAAGTGTCAACACTCATCTTGGAATCG AGCAAAGCAGAAGGGATGATCTGGAGTCTCTTGGTTATGTGCTCATGTATTTCTTAAGAGGAAG TCTTCCTTGGCAGGGACTGAAGGCCGgaaacaaaaaacaaaaatatgataaaatcaGTGAGACTAAGGTGTCAACTCCAATAGAG GTACTCTGTAAAGCATATCCCTCTGAGTTTGTATCATACTTCCACTATTGCCGATCATTAAGGTTTGAGGACAAGCCCGATTATTCATATTTAAAGAGACTTTTCAGAGATCTATTTATTCGAGAAG GATATCAATTTGACTATGTTTTTGACTGGACTGTATTGAAATATCCACAAATCGGTAGCAGCTCTAGAGGACGG CATGGCAGTGGCAAGGCAGCTATGCAAGCAGCAGCTACACCTGCACGCAGACCAGAAAAGATCCCAG TTGTGAGAGAGATTCGAGAGAAGTTATCTGGGGCTGTTGAAGGATTCTCCCATAGAAACCGTCCAAGTTCTACTCCTCATCATCATCACGGTGAACATGTCAGACATAGGACTTATGACGAGGCAGCAATGTATAAGGAGATG CACTATGCCCAACACGATTCAACTCGATACGGCAGCAATTCGAGAAGAGCAATGGTGTCATCATCAAACATGACGAATTCCTCGGGTGACCATACTGGCAGGATGGCCACAAATGGTGGGGGCCGTCCATCTGCCGCACATAGAGTTCATCAACCTGTTTACGAGTCCAAACAAGCAGCTTTTGCGCGCAACGGATCTTTGAGAGGTCACCGTGATGATCCTCTGAGGAACTTTGAACTCCTCGCCATCAGGAAGTAA
- the LOC127091597 gene encoding vacuolar protein sorting-associated protein 2 homolog 3 isoform X1, producing MMKIFSKKPKPKEVLRESKREMANATRGIEKEIRGLQLEEKKLVAEIKRTAKTGNEDATKILARQLVRLRQQISNLQSSRAQMRGMATHTQAQYAQSSVSVGLKGASKAMEAMNKEMAPGKQAKVIQEFQKQSAQMDITTEMMSDAIDDVLDDDEAEEETEDLTNQVLDEIGVDLASQLSAAPKGRLKTKNTKNVSSSEIDDIEKRLAALRNP from the exons ATGATGAAAATCTTCTCCAAAAAACCCAAGCCAAAAG AAGTTCTTCGTGAGAGTAAACGTGAAATGGCAAACGCCACTAGAG GTATAGAGAAGGAAATTAGAGGATTACAACTTGAG GAAAAGAAGCTAGTTGCTGAGATAAAGAGAACTGCTAAAACGGGTAATGAG GATGCGACTAAAATTCTAGCGCGCCAGTTAGTCCGGCTTAGGCAACAAATTTCTAATCTTCAAAGTAGTCGAGCTCAAATGAGAGGCATGGCAACTCACACACAG GCACAGTATGCTCAATCTTCTGTTTCTGTTGGTTTGAAAGGTGCTAGTAAGGCAATGGAAGCAATGAATAAG GAAATGGCACCTGGAAAGCAAGCCAAAGTTATTCAAGAGTTCCAGAAACAATCAGCACAAATGGATATAACG ACTGAAATGATGTCAGATGCCATAGATGATGTCTTggatgatgatgaagctgaagaagAGACAGAAGATCTCACAAATCAG GTGCTCGATGAAATTGGTGTGGATCTTGCTTCACAG TTATCAGCAGCTCCAAAAGGGAGACTCAAAACAAAGAACACCAAAAATGTCAGCAG CTCGGAAATTGATGACATCGAGAAGCGTTTGGCAGCTCTTAGAAATCCATAG